One segment of Myxocyprinus asiaticus isolate MX2 ecotype Aquarium Trade chromosome 41, UBuf_Myxa_2, whole genome shotgun sequence DNA contains the following:
- the cngb3.1 gene encoding cyclic nucleotide-gated cation channel beta-3 produces MISTLKTLFWPRNAAAAAQSPGPPAPASALTPAPDPPAKEEKSDEKKDEVRKYEKKEEEKSAEPAPAPAVAPTPAQELPKPEAKPADPANHGAETAKGEDSASPPPQPIVINQYTDNHLREIVKRLRDRAELYKDKIIDPYASSPERSPPVTPVYRKQDWIRKQEEQRIKREEAEQKKKEEDAKKAAAKKEKEEKERKEKEEKLKAEKVKAEKEAAEAMCPKINCTCIDILLQPLEDKMDTYLGTTIDPFTDRRYIKWLSVVTVAFNYNIWFATARLCFPYHTPLTIPVWIFLDVLADVVNIVDITIFQPRLQFVKAGDIIKDRVLAKQKYRESTRFQADLISIIPFDLLCFHFGFNSVFRINRFIRYQSFFEFSDRLESVMAKAYIWRVGRTTGYLLFCLHINSCLYYIASEYEGLGSTKWTYDGKGNAYLRCYYFATRTLITIGGLPEPQTLFEIIFQLVNFFTGVFVFSSLIGQMRDVIGAATAGQTYFRASMDACVAYMNTYTIPKLVQNRVRTWYNYTWDSQGMLDESELLDKMPLVMRTAIAVDINLATFQKIDLFKGCDNQMLVDMLLRLKSIVYLPGDFVCKKGDIGREMYVIKAGEVQVIGGPDNKIVFVTLKAGCVFGEISLLQSAKDGGNRRTANVAAHGFANLFVLDKKDLNDILVHYPESQKVLAKKGRKLMKAKGKAAVQDDGEKKKGLALFGTKPPTPKMLRAFGGFGKGGLLEKLRAHHAAEKQN; encoded by the exons ATGATCAGCACCCTGAAAACACTTTTTTGGCCCAGAAATGCAGCAGCAGCTGCTCAGAGCCCTGGACCACCAGCACCTGCCTCAGCTTTGACCCCAGCACCTGACCCACCTGCAAAG GAGGAAAAATCTGATGAAAAGAAAGATGAAGtaagaaaatatgagaaaaagGAGGAGGAAAAGTCTGCTG AACCAGCTCCAGCCCCTGCTGTAGCTCCTACTCCCGCCCAAGAGCTCCCTAAACCAGAGGCCAAACCAGCGGATCCAGCAAATCATGGAGCAGAAACTGCAAAGGG TGAGGACAGTGCATCCCCACCCCCTCAACCCATTGTCATAAACCAATATACCGACAACCATCTGCGAGAAATTGTGAAGAGATTACGGGATAGAGCAGAGCTTTATAAGGACAAAATCATAGACCCCTATGCATCATCCCCAGAGCGCAGCCCTCCTGTCA CACCCGTTTATCGAAAGCAAGATTGGATCAGAAAGCAGGAAGAGCAGAGAATAAAACGAGAAGAGGCTGAACAGAAGAAAAAAGAGGAGGATGCTAAGAAAGCTGCtgcaaagaaagaaaaggaggaaaaagaaaggaaggagaAGGAAGAAAAGCTGAAAGCTGAGAAGGTGAAAGCAGAGAAAGAGGCGGCGGAGGCCATGTGCCCCAAAATCAATTGCACATGCATAGACATACTGCTCCAACCTCTAGAAGACAAGATGGACACATACTTAGGTACAACTATCGATCCGTTCACAG ATCGTCGATATATCAAATGGCTTAGTGTCGTCACTGTTGCTTTTAACTACAACATTTGGTTTGCCACGGCACGTTTGTGTTTTCCATACCACACACCTCTGACGATTCCTGTCTGGATCTTTCTTGATGTCCTGGCAGATGTAGTGAACATTGTAGACATTACCATCTTTCAACCACGCTTGCAGTTTGTGAAAGCAGGAGACATAATA AAGGACAGAGTACTGGCAAAACAGAAGTACAGAGAATCTACCAGGTTTCAG GCTGACCTGATAAGTATTATACCATTTGACTTGCTGTGTTTTCACTTTGGATTTAATTCAGTCTTCAGAATTAACCGATTTATTCGG TACCAATCATTTTTTGAGTTCAGCGATCGCCTGGAAAGCGTAATGGCCAAGGCTTATATCTGGAG AGTTGGCCGCACCACTGGATATCTCCTCTTCTGTCTGCATATCAACTCCTGCCTGTATTACATAGCATCAGAATATGAGGGGCTGGGCAGCACTAAATGGACGTACGATGGAAAAGGAAACGC GTATCTCCGCTGTTATTATTTTGCCACTCGTACACTGATCACTATTGGAGGTCTACCTGAGCCCCAGACGCTCTTCGAGATCATCTTCCAGCTGGTGAACTTCTTCACAGGAGTCTTTGTCTTCTCCAGTTTGATTGGACAG ATGAGAGATGTAATTGGTGCAGCCACGGCAGGTCAGACCTACTTTCGTGCATCTATGGATGCTTGTGTGGCATATATGAACACCTACACCATCCCCAAACTGGTGCAGAATAGAGTGCGCACCTGGTACAACTACACCTGGGACTCTCAGGGCATGCTGG ATGAGTCAGAGTTGTTAGACAAGATGCCTCTGGTCATGAGAACTGCCATCGCTGTGGACATCAACCTCGCCACTTTCCAAAAGATCGACCTATTCAAA GGTTGCGACAACCAGATGCTCGTGGATATGTTACTACGCCTGAAATCCATTGTGTACCTGCCAGGAGACTTTGTGTGTAAGAAG GGTGACATTGGGAGAGAAATGTACGTTATTAAGGCAGGAGAGGTGCAGGTCATCGGTGGACCGGACAATAAGATTGTGTTTGTGACACTGAAAGCAGGCTGTGTGTTCGGAGAGATCAG TCTCTTACAGTCAGCAAAAGATGGAGGCAATAGAAGAACTGCAAATGTAGCTGCTCATGGATTCGCCAATCTGTTTGTGCTGGACAAGAAAGATCTGAATGACATCTTGGTCCACTACCCTGAGTCCCAGAAAGTGCTGGCTAAGAAGGGACG GAAGCTGATGAAGGCCAAAGGTAAAGCTGCTGTCCAAGATGATGGAGAAAAGAAGAAAGGACTGGCACTGTTTGGAACCAAACCTCCCACTCCTAAAATGCTGCGTGCTTTTGGAGGCTTTGGGAAGGGAGGATTACTGGAGAAACTTAGG